From the Lathyrus oleraceus cultivar Zhongwan6 chromosome 4, CAAS_Psat_ZW6_1.0, whole genome shotgun sequence genome, one window contains:
- the LOC127074288 gene encoding uncharacterized protein LOC127074288, producing the protein MRTGLKDNVAYSFFDPEIGVLKDMIALITPDHVGMFRESYGGILKMVFRLTDCDRSAIHTLLQFYDPGLRCFVFPDYLLGPLMEDYVSILGIQIRDQIPFHVTRAEPDVLGISRALYLSPEMVKEGWKEKGKLPGFHLSFLEANAKEHAAVGNWKAVCALIAVSIYGIVLFPNQKNFVDYNAIRLFMQKNPIPTLVGDVYYSVHNRNEKRRGGLIRCCSQLLFKWFMGYLPSRGAFVQMDPSVKWSFRLMGLRADDISWTHNGLADRDLICSCGSLPNVPLVGVQGCINYNPMLLRRQMGFAIEGPPLGQEIQESFYFPIDGNQTKLRQVLDEWRDIQRKGKVPYGEVNCRYFPLFKDWLRKRIEATFLPFPGGDSACPMIEGPSSSVSMEEFLEMKRARDQLLAEKAELERSVARFQAVNQEIKVKMEEQDKRHALETKRFEMDTAYYGKISQALASSNREHDITKDKLFRASKVIEDEKRRQILVRDQRDERARVLAAEWEAEKAKIKAERDHYMAERDHYFRQMKIHQKEVGRLQQENTELRFAAEFARMEGEIGPSAGPSSS; encoded by the coding sequence atgaggaccggtttgaaagacaatgttgcctacagtttctttgatccagagattggtgtgctcaaggatatgatagcattgattactcctgaccatgtgggaatgtttagagagtcatacggcggtattctgaagatggttttcagactcactgactgcgacaggagcgccatccacactcttcttcagttctatgaccctgggttgaggtgtttcgtttttccagactatctgttgggacctctgatggaggattatgtcagcatcctgggtattcagatccgtgatcagattcctttccatgtcaCTAGGGCGGAGCCGgatgtccttgggatttcacgtgctctttatttgagtccggaaatggtcaaggaaggttggaaggagaagggaaagttacctggatttcatttgagtttcttggaggctaatgccaaggaacatgctgctgtgggtaactggaaggcggtttgtgctctgattgctgtgagcatttatgggattgttttgtttcctaatcagaagaattttgtggactataatgctatcagattgttcatgcagaaaaaccctattcctactctggtcgGGGATGTTTACTAttcagtgcataacaggaatgagaagaggcgtggtggCTTGATCAGATGTTGTTCCCAGTTGCTCttcaaatggttcatggggtatttgccttctcgAGGTGCCTTCGTTCAGATGGATCCtagtgtcaagtggtccttcaggttgatgggtctgcgggctgatgatatttcttggactcataatggtttggctgaCCGGGATCTtatatgcagttgtgggagtttacctaatgtgcctttggtaggagttcagggttgcattaattacaacccaatgcttctcaggagacagatggggtttgctatagagggtcctcctctcgggcaagagattcaggagtccttctatttcccgattgatggtaaccagactaagctgaggcaggtattggatgagtggcgtgacattcagaggaagggtaaggttccttatgggGAAGTTAACTGTCGGTATTTTCCACTATTCAAAGATTGGTTGCGAAAGAGGATTGAAGCTACatttctaccatttcctggaggtgattctgcgtgtcctatgattgagggtccaagttcttctgtcagcatggaagaattccttgagatgaagagggccagagaccagttacttgcagagaaagcggagttggagagaagtgttgctcgTTTTCAGGCAGTTAATCAGGAGATCAAGGTAAAGATGGAAGAACAAGACAAGCGACATGCTCTGGAGACCAAGCGttttgagatggatacagcctactatgggaagatcagccaagctttagcatcgtccaaccgggagcacgacatcactaaggataagctgttcagagcatcaaaggtgatagaagatgagaagaggaggcaaatcctagtcagggatcagagggatgagagagccagagtcctcgctgcagagtgggaggcagagaaagcaaagatcaaggctgagagagatcattacatggcagagagagaccattacttcaggcagatgaagattcatcagaaggaagttggaagactacagcaggagaataccgagctcaggttcgccgcagagttcgcaaggatggaaggcgagatagggccatctgcgggaccctcatccagttag